The genomic segment CGGCAGGCAGATCGGGATAACTGACCGTACAGCGCTGATACCCGGCCTCGTCGTTGTAGACCTCCTCGACCAGAAAGCCGTGCTCGCGCACGTATTCGTGGAAGTGGGTGCCCGGATAGGGCGAGGCCAGCGACACCTGCACGGTCTCCGGATCCATCTGTCGCGCAAAGCGAATGGTTTCCTCGATCGTCGCCCGCGTCTCGCCCGGAAGGCCGAGGATGAACGTGCCGTGAACCAGGATGCCCAGATCGTGACAGTCGCGCGTGAATCGCCGGGCGCGCTCTATCGGTACGCCCTTGCGGATATTCTTGAGGATCTGCTCGTTTCCCGACTCGTAGCCGACCACCAGCAGCCGCAACCCGCCGTCCTTCATGGCCTGCAGCGTCTCGCGATCGACGTTGGCCCGCGCGTTCGTCGACCAGCACACGCCGAGCGGACGCAGCATCTCCGCGATGCGCCGTGCCCGGGCAGGGTCGGCCGTGAAGGTGTCGTCGTCGAAGAAGATCTCTCGCATGTGCGGGAACAGACCGCGCATCGATCGAACTTCCGCCAGCACGTTCTCCGCACTACGGGCCCGGTACGCATGTCCCGTGGTCACCTGCGGCCAGAGGCAGAAGGTGCAACGCGCCGGACAGCCGCGTCCCGTGTACAGGGACACGTACGGGTAGCGGCAGTACGGGCTGTTGTACTTCAGGTAATCGAGGTCACGATGGTAAATCGGCGTTACGAAGGGCAGGGCGTCGAGCTGGGCCGGAGTCAGCGGCGGGGGCTCGGGGTTGTGGACGATGACGCCGTTTCGCCGGTAGCTGATCCCCGGGATGGTCGCCCAACCACGCCCGGTGGCGAGATCGCGGACCGGGTAGTCGAACTCCTTGCGTACGACGACATCTACTGCCCGCGCGGCACGCAAGGTTTCTTCGGGGCGTGCCGAAACATGGCCGCCGACAAGTCCGATCGTGCAGCGGGGATTGGCGTCCTTGATCAGTTCCGCCGTGCGCACGTCGAGCCGGAACGACGGCGTACTCGTGTGCATGACGACGAAGTCGTAGGTCCGTGCCACGTCGACGACTTGCGACTGACTCAGGCCTTCGGGCGGAGCGTCGAGCACCCGGCTATCGGGAATCATCCCGGCCGGGTAGCAAAGCCAGGTCGGATACCAGAACGACCACACCTCGCGCGTGGCCTGGTATCGCGAGCCTGCACCGCCGTCGAAGTCGTCATACGAGGGCGGATTTAGCAGCAACGTCTTCATCGCCCGTTCCGGAGAAAATCGTAGAGCCGCAACGCTATCCAACCCGACCGATTAGAGTCAAGGCACAATTCTGGTCTCGGCCTTGCCCGCCGGCGCCGCGACGAAATCCGCGACCAGCTCGGCGACCAGATCGCGCTCCACGTCCACGCTAATGACGTGATAGCTCCGGGTCAGGATGCGCGACCGCAAGGGTCCACCCAGACCGCGCTCGAGCAGCTCGACGTTCGTTACCGGACAGGTGTGGTCTTGAAGCGCGTGGATGGCCAGGACGGGCTGACGCACCATGGGAAGCCGCCGGCGCACGCGTCGCTGCAGCCCCAACAGCTCCACCACGGCCGGCAGGGGGATGCGGCGGTAGCTCGGGCTCTCGGCGCGCGCCCGTGGGTCCGCAATATCGCTTACGCCCTTGCCGACGTAGCGGCGGCGTTCGGGCAACAGCGGCACGACGTAAGGCAGAATCCGACCTCCGAAGCGGATCAGCGGATGCGACAACACGAGAGCCGGAGACAGCACGGCGACCGCCGCGACAACGTCGCGATGCTGCACCGCCAGTTCCAGCGCCAGCAGGGCGCCCATCGACTGACCGACTACCACCAACCGGCTCGCGTGTGACCGCAGGGCCTGCAGACCGTCCTGTGCCGACGCGTACCAGTCTGTCCATCGCGTCGCGGCGAGGTCCTCGACCCGGGTACAGTGGCCAGCCAGTCGGATGCCGCTGACCGTGTGGCCGCGGGCCGCGAGAGCGCGGCCGAGAAATCGCATCTCGTGCGGAGTGCCCGTGAAGCCGTGCAGCAGCAGACACCCCTTGCCGCCGCCGGGGAAGAAGAACGATTGCGTGTCGACTGCCGTACCGGGCGGCGATGGTGCGGCGGCGGTCACAAGCCGTTGGTCGGAAGGCCGGAGTCGGCGACCCGGGTCATGAACGTTTCGTCCACGGTCACCGCCGCCCCCGCCTTCAACTTATCGAGAAACTGCTGCAACGCCTGATTCTTACGCTGCGATTCCGCCGATTCGATCAGCGAACTCTTTTCGGCGGCGAACTTGGCGTCGTCGGCGGTCTTGCGCTCCTTCAGCATGGCCACGATCGTCGCATTGCCGACGGCATATTCCCCGGGCGCCACCGGGTTCTCGGGGGTCAGGGTGAACGCGATCTTCTTCAGCTCCGGGGCGGTCCCGAGGCTCGCCACCAGGGGTCCGCGGCGCGAGAACAAACCGGTGTCCGCGACGGCGCGCCCGAAGTCCCGCGCCACGGCGTCGATGTTCTTGCTCTGTTGGAGTGCGGTGCGCGCGGCCGCCGCTTTCTCCCTGGCGGTCGCAACGGCCCGGGCGCCCTTCGCGGCGTGAGTCACGCGCGGGCGGATCTCGTTTAGGGGCGGCACCCGCGGCTCCAGGCGCTCGGTTTCGCGGAAGACCACGAATCCTTTGGGTATGCTCACCAGTGGGCCGACGGACCCGGGCGAAGTCGCGAAGGCAGCGTTGGCCAGTTCGCTGGCCCGGCCGAGACCTTCTATGGGCTCGGCGATGCCGAACGGTGGCGGCGTTTGCACCGTCAGACCTGCCGCTTCGGCGACGGTCGCCAG from the Candidatus Binatia bacterium genome contains:
- a CDS encoding alpha/beta fold hydrolase encodes the protein MTAAAPSPPGTAVDTQSFFFPGGGKGCLLLHGFTGTPHEMRFLGRALAARGHTVSGIRLAGHCTRVEDLAATRWTDWYASAQDGLQALRSHASRLVVVGQSMGALLALELAVQHRDVVAAVAVLSPALVLSHPLIRFGGRILPYVVPLLPERRRYVGKGVSDIADPRARAESPSYRRIPLPAVVELLGLQRRVRRRLPMVRQPVLAIHALQDHTCPVTNVELLERGLGGPLRSRILTRSYHVISVDVERDLVAELVADFVAAPAGKAETRIVP
- the hpnJ gene encoding hopanoid biosynthesis associated radical SAM protein HpnJ, whose translation is MKTLLLNPPSYDDFDGGAGSRYQATREVWSFWYPTWLCYPAGMIPDSRVLDAPPEGLSQSQVVDVARTYDFVVMHTSTPSFRLDVRTAELIKDANPRCTIGLVGGHVSARPEETLRAARAVDVVVRKEFDYPVRDLATGRGWATIPGISYRRNGVIVHNPEPPPLTPAQLDALPFVTPIYHRDLDYLKYNSPYCRYPYVSLYTGRGCPARCTFCLWPQVTTGHAYRARSAENVLAEVRSMRGLFPHMREIFFDDDTFTADPARARRIAEMLRPLGVCWSTNARANVDRETLQAMKDGGLRLLVVGYESGNEQILKNIRKGVPIERARRFTRDCHDLGILVHGTFILGLPGETRATIEETIRFARQMDPETVQVSLASPYPGTHFHEYVREHGFLVEEVYNDEAGYQRCTVSYPDLPAEQIFAAVERFYRKFYFRPKYFVKALGKMARSSDERKRMLRDAGDFFSTMYKRRTATRPTQTSPSEA